In a genomic window of Rhinolophus ferrumequinum isolate MPI-CBG mRhiFer1 chromosome 2, mRhiFer1_v1.p, whole genome shotgun sequence:
- the LOC117032456 gene encoding putative protein FAM172B: protein MTQELSFQKFIEQSDLLEELKYDFNEKAELRHIETQGPFVFNYYKNVPERNSKRYQALGHLLEQYIYELLEKVCKLQKVYISPEADKEPRSFFFMSEKAFTNHHSALLILLQDHGVFRAGQWSQRAIVHHGLQHGSQIPCIQMALQAHYDVIVLNPNDNFVDLKIEREWKGLSTQNIESSSLKMVETESFFSLQKPLQCIPKRCSNTPEEHMTYVWDYFISKTEGKDVAFIVHGYGGLVFMDLLVRRKSEVMSKVYAVALIDSQHHVRHQLGSDVQLLAWIKHHCREWVTSPKPLNKPAVTVLKKEFPMVSAGTEKYDLAPSSSLQSIFKYFKKALKAKTNINSSHVPIVTRSSTKI, encoded by the coding sequence ATGACACAGGAACTGAGCTTCCAAAAATTTATTGAACAATCTGACTTACTAGAAGAACTTAAATATGACTTCAATGAAAAAGCTGAATTGAGACACATTGAGACACAAGGGCCTTTTGTCTTTAACTATTACAAAAATGTCCCTGAGAGGAATAGCAAGCGCTACCAGGCCCTTGGCCATTTGCTCGAACAATACATTTATGAGCTTTTGGAAAAAGTGTGCAAATTACAAAAAGTCTACATCTCACCGGAGGCTGATAAGGAACCAAGAAGCTTCTTTTTCATGAGTGAGAAAGCATTCACAAATCACCATTCTGCTCTTCTCATCCTTCTTCAAGACCATGGGGTCTTTCGAGCTGGTCAGTGGAGTCAGCGAGCAATAGTACATCATGGTCTACAACATGGAAGTCAGATACCGTGTATTCAAATGGCATTGCAGGCACATTATGATGTAATTGTGCTGAACCCAAATGACAATTTTGTGGACCTAAAGATAGAAAGAGAGTGGAAAGGTCTTTCAACACAAAATATTGAGTCCTCTTCCCTAAAAATGGTTGAAACTGAGagctttttctctctccaaaagCCTCTTCAATGTATTCCAAAAAGATGTAGCAACACCCCTGAAGAACACATGACTTACGTTTGGGATTACTTCATTTCAAAGACTGAAGGCAAGGATGTTGCCTTCATTGTACACGGTTATGGAGGCTTGGTTTTTATGGACTTGCTTGTTCGTAGGAAATCTGAAGTGATGAGCAAAGTATATGCTGTTGCACTTATTGATTCTCAGCATCATGTGAGACACCAGCTGGGAAGTGATGTACAGTTATTAGCATGGATAAAGCACCACTGCCGTGAATGGGTGACAAGTCCTAAGCCTTTGAATAAACCTGCAGTTACTGTTTTGAAAAAAGAGTTTCCAATGGTTTCTGCTGGGACAGAAAAATATGACTTAGCCCCTTCCTCTAGCCTTCagtcaatttttaaatactttaagaaAGCTCTGAAAgccaaaacaaatattaattcttctcATGTGCCAATAGTAACTAGAAGCTCCACAAAAATATAG
- the TRMT10C gene encoding tRNA methyltransferase 10 homolog C, with translation MPVFLKMSVSITFVRPFTRVLVPFTLHRKRRVLYSTILPRYMSSKIPAVSYPNKESTSPPKQLELDGWKITMKSSVQESVPTVSSTKDEDPVAATRELIEMWRLLGREVPEHISEEELKTIMECATKSSKKKYLKYLYVKEKIKKAKQIKKEIKAAAKEKAKTDQLLETTKEDKQQNFLFLRLWDRNMDIAMGWKGAQAMQFGQPLVFDMAYDNYMKPKELQNTVSQLLESEGWNRRDVDPFHIYFCNLKIDGPFYRELIKRYGEKWNKLLLTATEESHVDLFPKDSIIYLTADSPNVMTTFKHDKIYIVGSFVDKNQQPGISLAKAKRLNLATECLPLDKYLQWDTGTKNLTLDQMMRILLCLKNTGSWEEALRFVPKRKHTGYLEISQYSQDLLNRVKKSKTFNSFPKGSLNICTQKK, from the coding sequence ATGCCTGTTTTCCTCAAAATGAGTGTTAGTATCACCTTCGTAAGACCTTTTACCAGAGTTTTGGTACCATTTACCCTTCATAGGAAGAGAAGGGTTTTATATTCAACAATTCTGCCGAGATACATGTCTTCCAAAATACCTGCTGTGTCCTATCCTAATAAGGAGAGTACATCACCTCCTAAACAGCTGGAATTGGATGGGTGgaaaattacaatgaaatctAGTGTGCAAGAAAGTGTACCAACAGTCTCAAGTACCAAGGATGAAGATCCTGTAGCTGCCACCAGGGAGTTAATTGAGATGTGGAGATTGCTTGGCAGAGAAGTACCAGAACACATCAGTGAAGAAGAGCTCAAAACCATTATGGAATGTGCTActaaatcatcaaaaaaaaaatatttaaaatatttatatgttaaggaaaaaatcaaaaaagctaagcaaataaaaaaggaaataaaagcagcagcaaaggaaaaagcaaaaacagaccaACTGCTGGAAACCACTAAGGAAGATAAACAGCAAAACTTCCTGTTTCTCCGACTTTGGGACAGGAACATGGACATAGCAATGGGCTGGAAGGGTGCCCAGGCTATGCAGTTTGGACAACCTTTGGTTTTTGACATGGCTTATGACAATTACATGAAACCAAAAGAACTGCAGAATACTGTTTCCCAACTTTTAGAAAGTGAAGGATGGAACAGAAGAGATGTTGAtcctttccatatttatttctgCAATCTTAAAATAGATGGCCCTTTTTATAGAGAGTTAATTAAACGTTatggagaaaaatggaacaaaTTGCTTTTAACAGCAACAGAAGAGTCTCACGTAGATTTATTCCCAAAGGACAGTATTATATATTTAACTGCAGATTCTCCTAATGTTATGACTACTTTCAAGCATGACAAAATTTATATAGTGGGATCTTTTGTAGATAAGAATCAGCAGCCAGGTATATCCCTCGCCAAGGCAAAACGGCTGAATCTAGCAACAGAATGCCTTCCattagataaatatttacagTGGGACACTGGTACAAAAAATCTCACCTTAGATCAAATGATGCGTATTTTGTTATGTCTGAAAAACACTGGTAGTTGGGAAGAGGCTCTGAGATTTGTTCCTAAGAGAAAACATACTGGTTATCTGGAGATTTCTCAGTATTCTCAAGATCTTCTCAACAGAGTGAAGAAGTCAAAGACTTTTAATTCATTTCCAAAAGGCTCTCTAAATATATGCACACAGAAAAAGTAA